A single Filimonas effusa DNA region contains:
- a CDS encoding nucleoside-diphosphate kinase — translation MSNKTFTMIKPDATAKGHTGAILDQIIKAGFSIKAMKWTRLTTAQAGEFYAVHKERPFYGELVAFMSSGPIVAAILEKDNAVADFRTLIGATDPAKAEEGTIRKNFASSVGENAVHGSDSDENAAIEGSFFFSGLERF, via the coding sequence ATGAGCAACAAAACATTCACAATGATTAAACCTGATGCTACCGCGAAGGGGCATACAGGCGCTATTTTAGACCAGATCATCAAGGCTGGTTTTTCTATCAAGGCAATGAAATGGACCCGTCTGACCACTGCACAGGCGGGAGAATTTTATGCTGTACACAAAGAAAGGCCTTTTTACGGTGAGCTGGTTGCATTCATGAGCAGCGGTCCTATTGTTGCGGCGATTCTTGAAAAAGACAATGCTGTAGCTGATTTCAGGACCCTGATCGGAGCTACTGACCCTGCTAAAGCGGAAGAGGGCACTATCCGTAAAAATTTTGCTTCTTCAGTAGGAGAAAACGCGGTACACGGTAGCGACAGCGACGAAAACGCTGCTATCGAGGGAAGCTTTTTCTTCTCCGGACTGGAGAGGTTCTAA
- a CDS encoding DHH family phosphoesterase, protein MQHIELFYPLLATPQKVIITMHQKPDGDAMGSALGLCHFLQSLGHQATVISPTNWADFLNWMPGVGNVIDYDSHREKATALAKEADLLFCLDFNILHRTKHMEHLLTQLSCIKILIDHHQQPQEEAFTYGISDTSKSSTCEMVYDFIIGSGYGSKLDLNMATCLYTGIMTDTGSFRFPATTASVHRIVAHFKDLGLNHTVIHENIYDSFLENRLRFMGHCLLNRLEVLYEYNTAIMSIPKADLLRFDIRTGDTEGLVNYLLSIQGIRFGAIVIDRDEERKWSFRSKGGFDVNQFARNHFEGGGHKNAAGGRSSDNLESTTRKFKQVLQQYEAQLQ, encoded by the coding sequence ATGCAACATATTGAACTGTTTTACCCATTATTGGCTACGCCTCAAAAAGTGATCATAACCATGCATCAGAAACCTGATGGCGATGCCATGGGCTCCGCACTTGGTCTCTGTCACTTTTTACAGTCGCTCGGCCACCAGGCTACGGTAATTTCTCCCACCAACTGGGCCGATTTCCTTAACTGGATGCCAGGTGTCGGCAACGTGATCGATTACGACAGCCACCGCGAAAAAGCCACCGCTCTTGCTAAAGAAGCAGATCTCCTCTTCTGTCTCGACTTCAACATCCTGCACCGTACCAAACATATGGAACACTTGCTCACGCAACTGTCCTGTATCAAAATACTGATAGATCACCACCAGCAGCCACAGGAAGAAGCCTTTACCTACGGTATAAGCGATACCTCCAAAAGCTCTACCTGCGAAATGGTCTACGACTTTATCATCGGCTCAGGTTATGGCAGTAAACTCGATCTTAACATGGCTACCTGTTTATATACAGGCATCATGACCGATACCGGTTCGTTCCGCTTCCCTGCTACCACCGCCTCCGTACACCGTATCGTGGCGCATTTCAAGGACCTGGGACTTAACCATACCGTCATTCACGAAAATATCTATGATAGCTTCCTCGAAAACAGGCTCCGCTTTATGGGCCATTGCCTGCTCAACAGGCTCGAAGTATTGTACGAATACAATACCGCTATCATGTCTATCCCCAAAGCCGATCTCCTGCGTTTCGATATCCGCACCGGCGATACCGAAGGCCTCGTAAACTACCTGCTCTCCATCCAGGGCATCAGGTTTGGCGCCATCGTCATCGACCGCGATGAAGAAAGAAAATGGAGCTTCAGAAGCAAAGGCGGCTTCGACGTCAACCAGTTCGCCAGAAACCATTTTGAAGGAGGCGGACATAAAAACGCCGCCGGAGGACGCAGCAGCGACAACCTCGAATCAACAACACGAAAATTCAAACAAGTTTTACAACAATACGAAGCACAACTACAATAA
- a CDS encoding FKBP-type peptidyl-prolyl cis-trans isomerase, producing MKHLFLVAAAAVAFASCQVKYEKTKSGLLYKITKGKGGEKLKAGEFIKFNARITMPDKDTTLNDTYGKIPGFIVVDTSERAKFSFMELLPQCSVGDSITFNMSIDTLKKLGAIPDYNKIFTKGGQIHGTVKILAVYKSEAEVNAAYQKEMELESDREVKNLEADLKKKGLKAQKTKSGAFVVIENAGDQAAKADSGKQVSVMYKGYLHDDNTKVFDTNMDSSKGHTDPLVLVVGAGRVIKGWDEALPYFAKGGKGKIFIPAMLAYGPQGNQGIPPFSSLVFDVEIKDVTAAPPPPPGMPMMPGMPQEHAH from the coding sequence ATGAAGCATTTATTCTTAGTGGCAGCTGCTGCAGTTGCATTCGCCTCTTGCCAGGTGAAGTATGAAAAAACAAAATCAGGTCTTTTGTACAAGATCACAAAAGGCAAAGGCGGCGAAAAACTGAAAGCAGGTGAATTTATTAAATTCAATGCCAGGATCACAATGCCTGATAAAGACACCACCCTTAACGACACTTATGGTAAGATCCCCGGTTTCATCGTGGTCGATACCAGCGAAAGAGCAAAATTCTCTTTCATGGAACTATTACCGCAATGCTCAGTAGGCGATAGCATCACCTTTAACATGAGCATCGATACCCTGAAAAAACTCGGCGCCATCCCCGATTACAACAAGATCTTCACCAAAGGTGGCCAGATCCACGGTACCGTAAAGATCCTCGCCGTTTACAAATCTGAAGCAGAAGTAAATGCTGCCTACCAGAAAGAAATGGAACTGGAATCCGATAGAGAAGTGAAAAACCTCGAAGCCGACCTTAAGAAAAAAGGCCTCAAAGCCCAGAAAACAAAAAGCGGCGCTTTCGTAGTGATCGAAAATGCCGGCGACCAGGCTGCTAAAGCCGATTCCGGCAAACAAGTGTCTGTAATGTACAAAGGTTACCTGCACGACGACAATACCAAAGTGTTCGATACCAATATGGATTCTTCTAAAGGCCATACCGATCCATTGGTGCTGGTAGTAGGCGCCGGACGCGTGATCAAAGGTTGGGACGAAGCCTTACCTTATTTCGCAAAAGGCGGTAAAGGCAAAATCTTTATTCCCGCAATGCTCGCTTACGGACCCCAGGGCAACCAGGGTATTCCTCCGTTCTCAAGCCTCGTATTCGACGTAGAGATCAAAGACGTAACAGCTGCTCCTCCGCCACCTCCCGGTATGCCAATGATGCCAGGAATGCCCCAGGAACACGCACACTAA
- a CDS encoding M1 family metallopeptidase, giving the protein MISFKRLLLAAGGAIGFCLPIAAQEKAAYDQHEAFAPVFYPAYGDDVRAADGTPGPGYWQNRADYTINATLDETKHEITASTTITYTNNSPQALSFVWLQLDQNIYNSTARAVAATAIAGGRWGMRDKFNGGYTLTSVAVILEGKTYPAQYTVTDTRMKIALPKALKARGGSVRFSIAYNFIIPEYGTDRMGRLQTRNGWIYEIAQWFPRMCVYDNVQGWNTLPYLGQGEFYLEYGDINYNITAPAKHIVVGSGELLNPKEVLTAEQLKRWKQASESDTTIMLRTVAEVTDAASRPAGNTMLTWKFRCNNTRDVAWASSPAFVWDAAKMNIPGGKTALAMSAYPAEVASDSAWGRSTEYVKGAVEFYSKYLYPYTYPVAVNVAGIVGGMEYPGIVFCHNGSRGAGLWGVTSHEFGHNWFPMIVGSNERKFAWMDEGFNTFINGLADSAFNNGEYLSKRPSRGSTTASSFTGNESESLFTIPDVIQGRNLGNMAYAKPGAGLGLLRNLILDAPVFDSALRYYVHQWAFKHPTPWDFFHCIENYSGETLDWFWRGWFIDKWKFDQSVDGVAYVNGDPARGSMIAISNLQQLPMPVVIEIREANGNKSRIKLPVEIWQTGGSWKFIYPSTSVVQQVIIDPDDKTPDMDRRNNTWPRL; this is encoded by the coding sequence ATGATCTCTTTTAAAAGATTGCTCCTGGCTGCAGGCGGCGCTATCGGTTTTTGCCTGCCCATTGCAGCCCAGGAAAAAGCCGCCTATGACCAACATGAAGCTTTTGCCCCCGTTTTCTATCCCGCCTATGGCGATGATGTCCGCGCTGCCGATGGCACTCCCGGACCGGGCTACTGGCAAAACAGGGCTGATTATACCATTAACGCTACCCTCGACGAAACAAAACACGAGATCACTGCCAGCACCACCATCACATATACGAACAATAGTCCCCAGGCATTGTCTTTCGTATGGCTGCAACTCGATCAGAATATCTATAACAGCACCGCCCGCGCCGTAGCAGCTACCGCTATCGCTGGTGGACGCTGGGGAATGCGCGACAAGTTCAATGGAGGCTATACGCTCACCTCCGTAGCAGTTATCCTGGAGGGCAAAACCTATCCGGCGCAATACACTGTTACCGATACAAGAATGAAAATTGCACTCCCCAAAGCACTGAAAGCACGTGGCGGATCTGTTCGTTTTTCTATCGCCTATAATTTCATCATCCCCGAATACGGCACAGACAGGATGGGACGTTTGCAAACCCGCAACGGCTGGATCTACGAGATCGCACAGTGGTTCCCCCGTATGTGTGTATACGATAACGTACAGGGCTGGAACACGCTGCCTTACCTGGGCCAGGGCGAATTCTATCTCGAATATGGCGATATCAACTATAACATCACAGCGCCTGCAAAACATATTGTCGTTGGCTCCGGCGAATTACTGAATCCTAAAGAGGTATTGACGGCAGAGCAACTGAAACGCTGGAAGCAGGCCTCCGAAAGCGATACAACTATTATGCTGCGCACTGTCGCGGAAGTGACCGATGCCGCCAGCAGGCCGGCCGGCAACACCATGCTAACCTGGAAATTCAGGTGTAATAATACGCGCGATGTTGCCTGGGCTTCCTCTCCCGCATTTGTATGGGATGCCGCGAAAATGAATATCCCCGGCGGCAAAACTGCATTGGCCATGTCGGCATATCCTGCTGAAGTGGCTTCCGACTCCGCATGGGGACGCTCTACAGAATATGTAAAAGGAGCAGTGGAATTCTATTCTAAATATTTATACCCCTACACTTATCCTGTTGCAGTCAACGTGGCAGGCATCGTAGGCGGCATGGAATATCCCGGCATTGTTTTTTGCCATAACGGAAGCAGGGGAGCAGGCCTGTGGGGCGTAACCTCTCACGAATTCGGCCACAACTGGTTCCCGATGATCGTTGGCTCTAACGAAAGAAAATTTGCCTGGATGGATGAAGGCTTCAATACTTTCATCAATGGCCTCGCCGATTCTGCATTCAATAACGGGGAATACTTATCCAAACGACCGTCAAGGGGAAGCACCACCGCCAGCTCTTTTACAGGCAACGAATCGGAAAGCCTGTTCACGATACCCGATGTAATTCAGGGACGTAACCTCGGTAATATGGCCTATGCCAAACCCGGTGCAGGCCTCGGGCTGCTGCGTAACCTGATCCTCGATGCACCCGTATTCGACAGCGCACTGCGATATTATGTGCACCAGTGGGCATTTAAACATCCTACACCATGGGACTTCTTTCATTGTATAGAAAACTACAGCGGCGAAACGCTCGACTGGTTCTGGCGCGGCTGGTTTATCGACAAATGGAAATTTGACCAGTCTGTCGACGGTGTGGCTTATGTAAACGGCGATCCTGCCAGGGGAAGCATGATAGCGATATCAAACCTCCAGCAGCTGCCCATGCCGGTGGTTATTGAGATCAGGGAAGCCAATGGCAACAAGTCGCGTATAAAACTGCCCGTAGAGATCTGGCAAACCGGCGGCTCATGGAAATTTATCTATCCTTCAACCAGCGTAGTGCAACAGGTGATCATCGATCCCGACGATAAAACGCCCGACATGGACCGGAGAAACAATACCTGGCCAAGACTATAA
- the folP gene encoding dihydropteroate synthase encodes MMQPTFSSYSLNCRGRLLHLQRPAVMGIINATPDSFYAGSRKQGADAAVEQAGRMLEQGALFLDLGGQSTKPGNPQLSASEEADRILPVTEAIHSAFPDAYISIDTYFSSVARQAVAAGACIINDISGGLADDHMLATAAQLQTPFICMHMRGTPETMQQQASYQHVTREVLDFFIKQVALCKQAGIRDVILDPGFGFAKTTAHNLQMLREMDLFRVMQLPVLLGISRKGTIYKTLGTTAEEALNGTTVLHTIGLLNGASILRVHDVKEAMEAIQLTEACMQA; translated from the coding sequence ATGATGCAGCCAACATTTTCTTCTTATAGTCTTAATTGCCGTGGCAGGTTATTGCATTTGCAGCGGCCCGCGGTAATGGGCATTATCAATGCTACGCCCGATTCGTTTTATGCAGGCAGCCGCAAACAGGGAGCCGATGCGGCGGTAGAACAAGCGGGCAGGATGCTTGAACAGGGAGCGTTATTCCTGGACCTTGGCGGCCAGAGCACCAAACCCGGCAATCCGCAGTTAAGCGCCTCTGAAGAAGCTGATCGTATATTGCCTGTAACAGAGGCTATTCACAGTGCCTTTCCGGACGCCTATATTTCCATCGACACTTATTTTTCCAGCGTGGCCCGCCAGGCGGTGGCAGCAGGGGCCTGTATCATCAATGACATCAGCGGCGGACTAGCCGATGACCATATGTTAGCTACTGCGGCTCAACTGCAGACACCTTTTATATGTATGCATATGAGAGGCACGCCCGAGACCATGCAGCAACAAGCCAGCTACCAGCATGTTACCCGTGAGGTACTCGATTTCTTTATAAAGCAGGTGGCTCTCTGCAAACAGGCCGGCATACGGGATGTTATTCTCGACCCGGGCTTTGGGTTTGCCAAGACAACAGCGCATAACCTGCAGATGTTAAGAGAGATGGACCTGTTCCGGGTAATGCAGCTTCCTGTGCTGCTTGGCATTTCGCGCAAGGGCACCATTTATAAAACCCTTGGGACTACTGCGGAAGAGGCGCTTAACGGCACTACCGTGTTACATACGATAGGACTACTGAACGGCGCTTCCATATTGCGGGTGCATGATGTAAAGGAAGCTATGGAAGCTATTCAATTAACGGAAGCCTGCATGCAGGCATAA
- a CDS encoding sialate O-acetylesterase, whose amino-acid sequence MRIIVCLLCLLYVRSANATVKPNSLFSDNVVLQRNMPVPVWGTASEGEKITVTIGQQRLETVAQNGKWLVKLAPMKAGGPFTMIIKGENEVVIKNILIGEVWICSGQSNMERQLGPRGGQKLINNWENERDSALYPEIREFHVPRKGSDVPVEDAGSKWVVCSPATVAEFSAVGYFFARDLYKQLKVPIGILFSSVGGTPAEHWTPQATLQSTAAFSEVLAEHHRKIEQYPATLEKYRTEEAGLLEKYRADSAKASQASNPLPRKPSRPSNAANSGAAGGLYNGMIHPLKPFAIRGVTWYQGESNRDNPDFYQSLFPAMINGWRTEWKQGDFPFLFVQVAPYHAMPPTIREAQLMALSKASNTAMVVTTDCGDSADIHPTWKQPVGARLALAARALAYNEKLEYSGPLFQSMKLKGNQAVLSFSHAKSLVAKDGELQGFTIAGSDGRFVPATAVIKGTTVLVSAPGIPQPAAVRYGWSNVPHVNLFNEAGLPASPFRTDKP is encoded by the coding sequence ATGAGAATCATTGTTTGCTTGTTATGCCTGCTTTACGTGCGCTCAGCTAACGCAACGGTAAAGCCCAATAGTCTTTTCAGCGATAACGTGGTCTTACAGCGTAACATGCCCGTACCGGTATGGGGAACAGCATCCGAAGGCGAAAAGATCACAGTTACCATCGGTCAGCAGCGCCTCGAAACGGTGGCGCAGAATGGTAAGTGGTTGGTGAAACTGGCGCCTATGAAAGCAGGCGGACCTTTCACCATGATCATCAAAGGAGAGAACGAAGTGGTTATTAAAAACATCTTGATAGGAGAGGTCTGGATCTGCAGCGGACAGTCTAATATGGAACGCCAGCTCGGCCCCAGGGGCGGCCAGAAGCTTATCAACAATTGGGAGAACGAAAGAGACAGCGCATTGTATCCCGAAATAAGGGAATTCCATGTCCCAAGAAAAGGCTCAGACGTTCCGGTGGAAGATGCCGGCAGTAAATGGGTCGTTTGTTCACCCGCTACAGTTGCTGAGTTTTCAGCCGTTGGTTATTTTTTCGCCAGGGATTTATACAAACAACTGAAAGTACCCATCGGCATCCTGTTTTCATCAGTGGGTGGTACGCCCGCAGAACACTGGACCCCACAGGCTACACTACAATCCACTGCCGCTTTCAGCGAAGTACTGGCCGAACATCACCGCAAGATCGAACAGTATCCCGCCACCCTCGAAAAATATAGAACGGAAGAAGCCGGCCTGCTCGAAAAATATCGCGCCGATTCTGCAAAGGCAAGTCAGGCAAGCAACCCCTTGCCCCGTAAGCCCTCCCGTCCTTCAAACGCTGCCAATAGCGGCGCCGCCGGCGGTTTGTATAATGGTATGATCCATCCGTTGAAGCCATTTGCCATCAGGGGCGTCACCTGGTACCAGGGCGAATCGAACAGGGATAATCCTGATTTCTACCAAAGTCTCTTCCCCGCTATGATCAATGGCTGGAGAACAGAATGGAAACAGGGCGATTTCCCGTTCCTGTTCGTACAGGTAGCCCCCTATCATGCGATGCCGCCTACTATAAGAGAAGCGCAATTAATGGCATTGTCAAAAGCGTCTAATACTGCCATGGTAGTAACAACCGACTGCGGCGATTCCGCCGATATTCATCCTACCTGGAAACAGCCGGTAGGCGCCAGGCTCGCATTAGCTGCCAGGGCATTGGCGTATAACGAAAAACTCGAATATTCAGGACCTCTTTTTCAGTCCATGAAGCTGAAAGGCAACCAGGCTGTTCTCTCATTTTCACATGCTAAAAGCCTGGTCGCAAAAGACGGTGAACTGCAGGGTTTTACAATCGCAGGAAGCGATGGCCGGTTTGTGCCTGCTACCGCTGTCATCAAGGGAACAACCGTACTGGTTTCCGCTCCCGGCATTCCACAGCCTGCTGCTGTAAGATATGGATGGAGTAATGTGCCGCATGTTAACCTGTTCAATGAAGCAGGCCTGCCCGCATCGCCTTTCAGAACCGACAAGCCGTAA
- a CDS encoding DUF1599 domain-containing protein: MADTNVQYDQIVASSKDIFVKKTIDYGTSWRVLRTISVVDQIFIKALRIRTIQEKKEQKIGDDIPSEFKGILNYGVIGLIQLHLGNAGIEDLPADKAAALYDGQLQLARTTMLAKNHDYGEAWRNMSQESFADLILVKLLRIRQILANDGKTLISEGIDANYIDIINYAVFALILLSETE, translated from the coding sequence ATGGCCGATACGAATGTGCAATACGACCAGATAGTAGCCTCCAGTAAAGATATTTTTGTGAAGAAGACCATCGACTACGGAACCTCCTGGCGCGTATTGCGTACCATTTCTGTGGTCGACCAGATCTTTATCAAGGCCCTCCGTATTCGCACCATCCAGGAAAAAAAAGAGCAGAAGATCGGCGATGATATTCCCTCCGAATTCAAGGGTATCCTTAATTACGGCGTCATCGGCCTCATCCAGCTGCACCTCGGAAATGCCGGTATCGAAGACCTGCCGGCCGATAAAGCCGCCGCGCTCTACGACGGACAGCTGCAATTGGCCAGAACCACCATGCTGGCCAAAAACCACGATTATGGTGAAGCATGGAGAAATATGAGCCAGGAAAGCTTTGCCGACCTTATCCTCGTTAAACTGCTACGCATAAGGCAGATCCTGGCTAACGACGGTAAAACCCTGATCAGTGAGGGCATAGATGCCAACTATATCGATATCATTAATTATGCAGTATTTGCCCTGATATTATTATCAGAGACGGAATAA
- a CDS encoding BT_3928 family protein — MKALLQVVRWFVGLLFIFSGLIKANDPLGLSYKMQEFFEVWGWHAFHDYTLFLSIVMNVFEVLAGVAIIIGWKTRLFSWLLLLLIIFFTFLTGYALFSTKIKTCGCFGDCLPLLPVHSFLKDLLLLVLTLVLFKNHEKIKPLCSPAASALALVLTVGFTIAAQWYVLRYLPVVDCLPYKKGNNLLEKMKAPAGAVPDSFAITFKYRKAGKDVEFSVDSLPEDIDTYEYVDRYDKLVRKGNAVPPIEDFTLMTASGADTAQALLNQPGTWVMILAQNFKEWPKADAGVKQVINAANAQGVPVVVATPAPADAGRYLAGAKLTVVGCDATVVKTAARVVPTLFLMKGANILEKKSYRQAGTFIKQIKP, encoded by the coding sequence ATGAAAGCATTATTGCAGGTAGTTAGATGGTTTGTTGGATTATTATTTATTTTCTCCGGGTTGATAAAGGCCAACGATCCGCTCGGATTAAGTTACAAAATGCAGGAATTCTTCGAGGTATGGGGATGGCATGCATTCCACGATTATACCTTGTTCCTGTCCATAGTAATGAATGTGTTCGAAGTGCTCGCAGGCGTAGCCATCATTATAGGTTGGAAAACCCGCCTGTTCTCATGGCTCCTGTTGTTGCTCATCATCTTCTTCACCTTCCTCACAGGTTACGCACTGTTCTCTACTAAGATCAAGACCTGTGGCTGCTTTGGCGACTGTCTGCCGCTATTGCCGGTGCACTCGTTCCTGAAAGACCTGTTACTGCTGGTGCTCACACTCGTGCTCTTCAAAAACCACGAAAAAATAAAACCACTATGTTCGCCGGCTGCCTCCGCACTGGCCCTGGTTCTAACGGTTGGTTTCACCATCGCTGCACAATGGTATGTTTTAAGATATCTCCCGGTAGTGGACTGCCTGCCCTATAAAAAAGGCAATAACCTGCTGGAGAAAATGAAAGCCCCCGCAGGCGCAGTGCCCGATAGCTTCGCTATCACTTTTAAATACCGCAAGGCGGGCAAGGACGTAGAATTTTCCGTAGATAGCCTGCCGGAGGATATCGATACCTACGAATACGTGGACCGCTACGATAAACTCGTAAGAAAAGGGAATGCAGTGCCTCCTATCGAAGACTTTACCTTAATGACCGCATCAGGCGCAGATACCGCCCAGGCCTTGCTGAATCAGCCCGGAACCTGGGTGATGATCCTTGCGCAAAACTTCAAAGAGTGGCCCAAAGCAGATGCCGGTGTTAAACAGGTCATAAACGCTGCAAATGCACAAGGGGTGCCGGTAGTAGTGGCTACACCTGCTCCTGCGGATGCCGGCCGTTATCTTGCCGGCGCTAAACTTACTGTAGTAGGCTGCGATGCCACCGTGGTAAAAACAGCCGCAAGGGTAGTGCCTACGCTTTTCCTCATGAAAGGAGCCAATATCCTTGAAAAGAAAAGCTACCGCCAAGCAGGTACATTCATCAAGCAAATAAAACCCTGA
- a CDS encoding ABC transporter permease: protein MQLLFRKLFYGLLVLAGVVMLVFFLFQGFGDPARLVLGQTGDSATIRNIRNELALDQPRWKQFVFYLNDVSPVGIHSAEDIKSKQLKGIFIGTNPQVGVKIPYLRRSYQTKRNVSEMLWEALPQTIVLALVAMVIATVLGIFLGILAAVKQNTWWDGSAIFASVLGISVPSFFMGIVLAYIFGFVLSDYTGLQMTGSLFEVDPFKGTHLQLRNVILPAITLGIRPLAVIAQLTRSAMLDVLDQDFIRTAYAKGLNRRQVVFGHALRNALNPVITAITGWFAELLAGAFFVEYIFGWNGIGKLTVDALEKLDFPVVMGSVLMTATCFIIVNLLADLLYGIVDPRVKFR from the coding sequence ATGCAGCTGCTTTTCCGCAAACTGTTCTATGGCTTATTGGTGCTTGCGGGAGTAGTGATGCTCGTATTCTTTCTTTTTCAGGGATTCGGCGACCCTGCCAGGCTCGTCCTCGGACAAACCGGCGACAGCGCTACCATCCGTAATATCAGGAATGAACTGGCCCTCGATCAGCCACGCTGGAAACAGTTTGTCTTCTACCTGAATGATGTCTCCCCCGTGGGAATTCATTCCGCAGAAGACATAAAGTCTAAACAGCTCAAAGGAATATTCATAGGAACCAACCCGCAGGTAGGGGTGAAAATACCCTACCTGCGGCGCTCCTATCAAACCAAACGCAACGTCTCCGAGATGTTGTGGGAAGCTTTGCCCCAAACGATCGTATTGGCCTTGGTTGCTATGGTTATTGCCACCGTATTGGGTATTTTTCTCGGCATTCTCGCCGCCGTTAAACAGAACACCTGGTGGGACGGATCAGCTATTTTTGCAAGTGTGCTGGGTATTTCTGTGCCATCCTTCTTCATGGGTATTGTCCTCGCCTATATTTTCGGCTTTGTTTTATCTGATTATACCGGCCTCCAGATGACCGGAAGCCTGTTCGAAGTAGACCCTTTTAAAGGCACTCATCTGCAGCTGCGAAACGTGATCCTGCCGGCAATAACACTGGGGATCAGACCATTAGCCGTGATCGCCCAGCTTACCCGCAGCGCTATGCTCGATGTGCTCGACCAGGACTTTATCCGTACCGCCTATGCCAAAGGCCTCAACCGCAGGCAGGTGGTGTTCGGTCATGCCCTTCGCAATGCACTCAACCCTGTTATCACCGCCATCACCGGGTGGTTCGCCGAACTGCTTGCTGGTGCATTTTTTGTGGAATATATCTTCGGCTGGAATGGAATAGGCAAGCTTACCGTTGATGCACTCGAAAAGCTCGATTTCCCCGTTGTAATGGGCAGTGTATTGATGACAGCCACCTGTTTCATCATAGTGAATCTCCTGGCCGATCTGTTGTATGGTATTGTTGATCCGAGAGTAAAATTCCGTTAG
- a CDS encoding CBS domain-containing protein — protein sequence MCKVSALLATRGPRIYFIDANATVLDALSALECENQSYLVVVHQGKFVGVFSERDYSRKVILQGKSAISTLVKEVMSTDLPIVSSDDKAEHCMMLMNAYKTRYLPVFDEFEFKTVITINDLVKEAFDDEELAHVVKGVIGNGWGEDAYMGRSRIY from the coding sequence ATGTGTAAAGTATCCGCCTTATTGGCTACACGTGGCCCACGCATCTACTTTATAGATGCCAATGCTACCGTGCTCGATGCTTTGAGTGCGTTAGAATGTGAGAACCAGAGTTACCTGGTGGTAGTGCATCAGGGAAAGTTCGTGGGCGTATTCTCCGAAAGAGACTATTCACGTAAAGTCATCCTCCAGGGCAAGTCGGCCATATCAACCTTGGTAAAGGAAGTGATGAGTACTGATCTTCCCATCGTGAGCAGCGATGATAAGGCCGAACATTGTATGATGTTGATGAACGCTTACAAAACGCGTTACCTGCCTGTCTTCGATGAATTTGAATTTAAAACGGTTATCACCATTAACGATCTGGTAAAAGAAGCCTTCGACGATGAAGAGCTGGCGCACGTGGTAAAAGGCGTGATCGGAAATGGATGGGGAGAAGATGCCTATATGGGCAGGTCAAGAATTTATTAG
- a CDS encoding DUF721 domain-containing protein, with protein MAELHLGDALKAFINKSRLKNGIRAIQIEEVWEQLMGKTIAKYTDKIQIVNQTLFIKTSVGPLKQELLYQKNAIIDRVNEVMGEKVILEVVIS; from the coding sequence ATGGCAGAGTTACACCTTGGTGATGCGTTAAAGGCTTTTATCAATAAAAGCAGGTTGAAGAATGGCATTCGCGCTATCCAGATCGAAGAAGTATGGGAGCAGCTGATGGGTAAAACAATTGCCAAGTATACCGACAAGATACAGATCGTGAACCAGACACTGTTCATTAAAACCAGTGTTGGCCCATTAAAGCAGGAGCTATTGTATCAAAAAAACGCGATCATAGATCGCGTTAATGAAGTTATGGGAGAAAAGGTTATCCTGGAGGTAGTGATCAGTTAG